From the Oncorhynchus nerka isolate Pitt River linkage group LG28, Oner_Uvic_2.0, whole genome shotgun sequence genome, one window contains:
- the LOC115118586 gene encoding uncharacterized protein LOC115118586 isoform X1 encodes MAGKTNIIALHDEEAVPGAEGPLVTVTFQRTPHKKQKYLESQPKALGVAQIALSVFYISSVIVMFTNSMGMLVEDLTHVIGSLFVIIAGSLAIAAQNLHLPTLKACLGMQVVACVASVINLIVSVSDMDGHRHGYSCWIHVEINSSDHNDFCYSITDSTAPYFAELILIQSALIAISVTLAAYCCKVVNCCSPGQRMPVITLQVPPTQQ; translated from the exons ATGGCAGGTAAAACGAATATCATTGCATTGCATG ATGAAGAGGCCGTGCCCGGTGCAGAGGGTCCCCTTGTCACAGTGACTTTTCAGAGAACTCCTCACAAAAAACAGAAGTACCTGGAGTCTCAACCCAAAGCATTGGGG gTGGCTCAGATTGCTCTCAGTGTATTCTATATAAGTTCTGTCATTGTCATGTTCACCAACAGCATGGGCATGTTGGTTGAAGATTTAACACATGTCATTGGATCACTGTTT GTGATCATAGCTGGTAGTTTGGCCATAGCTGCACAGAATCTCCATCTTCCCACA cTGAAGGCCTGTCTGGGGATGCAGGTAGTGGCCTGTGTAGCATCAGTGATCAACTTGATCGTCTCTgtgtcagacatggatggacacaGACATGGTTATAGCTGCTGGATACATGTTGAAATCAACAGCAGTGATCACAATGATTTTTGCTATTCAATCACT GATTCTACTGCACCATACTTTGCTGAGTTGATCCTGATACAAAGTGCTCTCATCGCTATCTCTGTCACGCTGGCTGCCTACTGCTGCAAGGTGGTCAACTGCTGCTCCCCGGGACAACGAATG CCGGTGATCACACTCCAAGTCCCTCCTACTCAGCAATGA
- the LOC115119394 gene encoding uncharacterized protein LOC115119394 isoform X2: MAGKTNIIALHDEEAVPGAEGPLVTVTFQRTPHKKQKYLESQPKALGVAQIALSVFYISSVIVMFTNSMSMLVEDLTHVIGSVFVIIAGSLAIAAQNLHLPTLKACLGMQVVACVASVINLIVSVSDMAGHRHGYSCWIYVEINSTDHKDSCYSITDSTAHYFAELVLIHTALIAISVTLAAYCCKVVNCCSPGQRMCVSSLF; encoded by the exons ATGGCAGGTAAAACGAATATCATTGCATTGCATG ATGAAGAGGCCGTGCCCGGTGCAGAGGGTCCCCTTGTCACAGTGACTTTTCAGAGAACTCCTCACAAAAAACAGAAGTACCTGGAGTCTCAACCCAAAGCATTGGGG gTGGCTCAGATTGCTCTCAGTGTATTCTATATAAGTTCTGTCATTGTCATGTTCACCAACAGCATGAGCATGTTGGTTGAAGATTTAACACATGTCATTGGATCAGTGTTT GTGATCATAGCTGGTAGTTTGGCCATAGCTGCACAGAATCTCCATCTTCCCACT cTGAAGGCCTGTCTGGGGATGCAGGTAGTGGCCTGTGTAGCATCAGTGATCAACTTGATCGTCTCTGTGTCAGACATGGCTGGACACAGACATGGTTATAGCTGCTGGATATATGTTGAAATCAACAGCACTGATCACAAGGATTCTTGCTATTCAATCACT GATTCTACTGCACATTACTTTGCTGAGTTGGTCCTGATACATACTGCTCTCATCGCTATCTCTGTCACGCTGGCTGCCTACTGCTGCAAGGTGGTCAACTGCTGCTCCCCGGGACAACGAATG TGTGTGAGTTCTCTCTTCTAG
- the LOC115119394 gene encoding uncharacterized protein LOC115119394 isoform X1, which yields MAGKTNIIALHDEEAVPGAEGPLVTVTFQRTPHKKQKYLESQPKALGVAQIALSVFYISSVIVMFTNSMSMLVEDLTHVIGSVFVIIAGSLAIAAQNLHLPTLKACLGMQVVACVASVINLIVSVSDMAGHRHGYSCWIYVEINSTDHKDSCYSITDSTAHYFAELVLIHTALIAISVTLAAYCCKVVNCCSPGQRMPVITLQVPPTQQ from the exons ATGGCAGGTAAAACGAATATCATTGCATTGCATG ATGAAGAGGCCGTGCCCGGTGCAGAGGGTCCCCTTGTCACAGTGACTTTTCAGAGAACTCCTCACAAAAAACAGAAGTACCTGGAGTCTCAACCCAAAGCATTGGGG gTGGCTCAGATTGCTCTCAGTGTATTCTATATAAGTTCTGTCATTGTCATGTTCACCAACAGCATGAGCATGTTGGTTGAAGATTTAACACATGTCATTGGATCAGTGTTT GTGATCATAGCTGGTAGTTTGGCCATAGCTGCACAGAATCTCCATCTTCCCACT cTGAAGGCCTGTCTGGGGATGCAGGTAGTGGCCTGTGTAGCATCAGTGATCAACTTGATCGTCTCTGTGTCAGACATGGCTGGACACAGACATGGTTATAGCTGCTGGATATATGTTGAAATCAACAGCACTGATCACAAGGATTCTTGCTATTCAATCACT GATTCTACTGCACATTACTTTGCTGAGTTGGTCCTGATACATACTGCTCTCATCGCTATCTCTGTCACGCTGGCTGCCTACTGCTGCAAGGTGGTCAACTGCTGCTCCCCGGGACAACGAATG CCGGTGATCACACTCCAAGTCCCTCCTACTCAGCAATGA
- the LOC115118586 gene encoding uncharacterized protein LOC115118586 isoform X2: MAGKTNIIALHDEEAVPGAEGPLVTVTFQRTPHKKQKYLESQPKALGVAQIALSVFYISSVIVMFTNSMGMLVEDLTHVIGSLFVIIAGSLAIAAQNLHLPTLKACLGMQVVACVASVINLIVSVSDMDGHRHGYSCWIHVEINSSDHNDFCYSITDSTAPYFAELILIQSALIAISVTLAAYCCKVVNCCSPGQRMCVSSLF, translated from the exons ATGGCAGGTAAAACGAATATCATTGCATTGCATG ATGAAGAGGCCGTGCCCGGTGCAGAGGGTCCCCTTGTCACAGTGACTTTTCAGAGAACTCCTCACAAAAAACAGAAGTACCTGGAGTCTCAACCCAAAGCATTGGGG gTGGCTCAGATTGCTCTCAGTGTATTCTATATAAGTTCTGTCATTGTCATGTTCACCAACAGCATGGGCATGTTGGTTGAAGATTTAACACATGTCATTGGATCACTGTTT GTGATCATAGCTGGTAGTTTGGCCATAGCTGCACAGAATCTCCATCTTCCCACA cTGAAGGCCTGTCTGGGGATGCAGGTAGTGGCCTGTGTAGCATCAGTGATCAACTTGATCGTCTCTgtgtcagacatggatggacacaGACATGGTTATAGCTGCTGGATACATGTTGAAATCAACAGCAGTGATCACAATGATTTTTGCTATTCAATCACT GATTCTACTGCACCATACTTTGCTGAGTTGATCCTGATACAAAGTGCTCTCATCGCTATCTCTGTCACGCTGGCTGCCTACTGCTGCAAGGTGGTCAACTGCTGCTCCCCGGGACAACGAATG TGTGTGAGTTCTCTCTTCTAG
- the LOC115119394 gene encoding uncharacterized protein LOC115119394 isoform X3: MAGKTNIIALHDEEAVPGAEGPLVTVTFQRTPHKKQKYLESQPKALGVAQIALSVFYISSVIVMFTNSMSMLVEDLTHVIGSVFVIIAGSLAIAAQNLHLPTLKACLGMQVVACVASVINLIVSVSDMAGHRHGYSCWIYVEINSTDHKDSCYSITDSTAHYFAELVLIHTALIAISVTLAAYCCKVVNCCSPGQRMSMPS, from the exons ATGGCAGGTAAAACGAATATCATTGCATTGCATG ATGAAGAGGCCGTGCCCGGTGCAGAGGGTCCCCTTGTCACAGTGACTTTTCAGAGAACTCCTCACAAAAAACAGAAGTACCTGGAGTCTCAACCCAAAGCATTGGGG gTGGCTCAGATTGCTCTCAGTGTATTCTATATAAGTTCTGTCATTGTCATGTTCACCAACAGCATGAGCATGTTGGTTGAAGATTTAACACATGTCATTGGATCAGTGTTT GTGATCATAGCTGGTAGTTTGGCCATAGCTGCACAGAATCTCCATCTTCCCACT cTGAAGGCCTGTCTGGGGATGCAGGTAGTGGCCTGTGTAGCATCAGTGATCAACTTGATCGTCTCTGTGTCAGACATGGCTGGACACAGACATGGTTATAGCTGCTGGATATATGTTGAAATCAACAGCACTGATCACAAGGATTCTTGCTATTCAATCACT GATTCTACTGCACATTACTTTGCTGAGTTGGTCCTGATACATACTGCTCTCATCGCTATCTCTGTCACGCTGGCTGCCTACTGCTGCAAGGTGGTCAACTGCTGCTCCCCGGGACAACGAATG TCCATGCCTTCCTAG
- the LOC115119394 gene encoding uncharacterized protein LOC115119394 isoform X4 codes for MADEEAVPGAEGPLVTVTFQRTPHKKQKYLESQPKALGVAQIALSVFYISSVIVMFTNSMSMLVEDLTHVIGSVFVIIAGSLAIAAQNLHLPTLKACLGMQVVACVASVINLIVSVSDMAGHRHGYSCWIYVEINSTDHKDSCYSITDSTAHYFAELVLIHTALIAISVTLAAYCCKVVNCCSPGQRMPVITLQVPPTQQ; via the exons ATGGCAG ATGAAGAGGCCGTGCCCGGTGCAGAGGGTCCCCTTGTCACAGTGACTTTTCAGAGAACTCCTCACAAAAAACAGAAGTACCTGGAGTCTCAACCCAAAGCATTGGGG gTGGCTCAGATTGCTCTCAGTGTATTCTATATAAGTTCTGTCATTGTCATGTTCACCAACAGCATGAGCATGTTGGTTGAAGATTTAACACATGTCATTGGATCAGTGTTT GTGATCATAGCTGGTAGTTTGGCCATAGCTGCACAGAATCTCCATCTTCCCACT cTGAAGGCCTGTCTGGGGATGCAGGTAGTGGCCTGTGTAGCATCAGTGATCAACTTGATCGTCTCTGTGTCAGACATGGCTGGACACAGACATGGTTATAGCTGCTGGATATATGTTGAAATCAACAGCACTGATCACAAGGATTCTTGCTATTCAATCACT GATTCTACTGCACATTACTTTGCTGAGTTGGTCCTGATACATACTGCTCTCATCGCTATCTCTGTCACGCTGGCTGCCTACTGCTGCAAGGTGGTCAACTGCTGCTCCCCGGGACAACGAATG CCGGTGATCACACTCCAAGTCCCTCCTACTCAGCAATGA
- the LOC115118586 gene encoding uncharacterized protein LOC115118586 isoform X3, with product MADEEAVPGAEGPLVTVTFQRTPHKKQKYLESQPKALGVAQIALSVFYISSVIVMFTNSMGMLVEDLTHVIGSLFVIIAGSLAIAAQNLHLPTLKACLGMQVVACVASVINLIVSVSDMDGHRHGYSCWIHVEINSSDHNDFCYSITDSTAPYFAELILIQSALIAISVTLAAYCCKVVNCCSPGQRMPVITLQVPPTQQ from the exons ATGGCAG ATGAAGAGGCCGTGCCCGGTGCAGAGGGTCCCCTTGTCACAGTGACTTTTCAGAGAACTCCTCACAAAAAACAGAAGTACCTGGAGTCTCAACCCAAAGCATTGGGG gTGGCTCAGATTGCTCTCAGTGTATTCTATATAAGTTCTGTCATTGTCATGTTCACCAACAGCATGGGCATGTTGGTTGAAGATTTAACACATGTCATTGGATCACTGTTT GTGATCATAGCTGGTAGTTTGGCCATAGCTGCACAGAATCTCCATCTTCCCACA cTGAAGGCCTGTCTGGGGATGCAGGTAGTGGCCTGTGTAGCATCAGTGATCAACTTGATCGTCTCTgtgtcagacatggatggacacaGACATGGTTATAGCTGCTGGATACATGTTGAAATCAACAGCAGTGATCACAATGATTTTTGCTATTCAATCACT GATTCTACTGCACCATACTTTGCTGAGTTGATCCTGATACAAAGTGCTCTCATCGCTATCTCTGTCACGCTGGCTGCCTACTGCTGCAAGGTGGTCAACTGCTGCTCCCCGGGACAACGAATG CCGGTGATCACACTCCAAGTCCCTCCTACTCAGCAATGA